In one Pseudarthrobacter sp. NBSH8 genomic region, the following are encoded:
- a CDS encoding ribonuclease D yields the protein MTPHIPENTTAGAPAADTTPHITVEGFDSQVPVVIDLNAPRDGVPLVIESQSGLERCAAAIAAGTGPAGVDAERASGFRYGQRAFLVQIRREGSGTWLIDPEPFENLSIINDALQGVEWILHAASQDLPCLLELGMWPDRLFDTELAARLAGLPRVGLAAVIEQLLGFGLAKEHSAADWSTRPLPEPWLRYAALDVEVLTDLREELIELLQADGKLDYAEQEFAAILAAGVAPPRVDPWRKTSGLHQIRDRRQLAAVREMWLERDSLAQKRDVAPGRLIPDSALVSAAKAMPSTVPQLLGTKGFHGRAAQREAPRWLRCIAAARDLQDLPPLHLPTNAPPPPRVWSDRDPEAAARLSTARPLLQAKAEELNLPVENLLTPDFLRRVAWRPPSDITEQAVSADLRTLGAREWQIGVVAPLLTDAFLNPQPLPSKEVKATAAPE from the coding sequence ATGACCCCTCATATTCCGGAAAACACCACGGCCGGCGCTCCGGCTGCTGATACGACTCCCCACATCACGGTGGAAGGCTTCGATAGCCAGGTCCCCGTAGTCATTGACCTCAATGCACCGCGCGACGGCGTGCCGCTGGTTATCGAATCGCAGTCCGGCCTGGAGCGGTGTGCGGCAGCCATCGCCGCCGGAACAGGTCCCGCAGGGGTTGACGCAGAACGGGCCTCGGGATTCCGGTACGGCCAGCGCGCGTTCCTGGTGCAGATCCGGCGCGAAGGCTCCGGCACCTGGCTGATCGATCCTGAACCGTTCGAGAACCTGTCCATCATCAACGATGCGCTACAGGGGGTGGAATGGATCCTGCACGCAGCCAGCCAGGACCTGCCCTGCCTGCTCGAGCTGGGCATGTGGCCGGACAGGCTCTTTGACACGGAACTCGCTGCCCGGCTGGCCGGACTGCCCCGAGTTGGCCTGGCCGCCGTTATCGAACAACTGCTCGGCTTTGGCCTGGCGAAGGAACATTCGGCCGCAGACTGGTCCACCCGACCCCTCCCCGAGCCATGGCTGCGCTACGCCGCCCTGGACGTGGAAGTCCTGACCGACCTGCGCGAAGAACTCATCGAGCTGCTGCAGGCCGACGGCAAGCTGGACTACGCAGAGCAGGAATTTGCCGCGATCCTTGCCGCCGGAGTGGCCCCGCCCCGGGTTGACCCGTGGCGCAAGACATCGGGCCTGCACCAGATCCGCGACCGGCGCCAGCTGGCGGCCGTCCGCGAAATGTGGCTGGAGCGCGATTCCCTGGCACAGAAGCGCGATGTGGCGCCGGGCCGGCTGATCCCCGATTCCGCACTGGTGTCCGCCGCCAAAGCCATGCCGTCCACCGTTCCCCAGCTGCTCGGCACCAAGGGCTTCCACGGCCGTGCGGCTCAGCGTGAGGCACCCCGGTGGCTCCGGTGCATCGCCGCTGCCCGCGACCTTCAGGACCTCCCGCCGCTGCACCTGCCAACCAACGCACCGCCCCCGCCGCGGGTGTGGTCCGATCGCGACCCCGAGGCCGCGGCACGCCTGTCCACTGCCCGCCCCCTGCTGCAGGCGAAGGCGGAGGAACTGAACCTTCCCGTGGAGAACCTGCTGACGCCGGACTTCCTGCGCCGCGTGGCGTGGCGTCCGCCGTCGGACATTACCGAACAAGCAGTGTCCGCTGACCTGCGCACCCTCGGTGCCCGCGAATGGCAGATCGGCGTGGTGGCACCGCTTCTTACGGACGCGTTCCTCAACCCGCAACCGCTGCCGTCCAAGGAAGTCAAGGCAACCGCGGCGCCGGAGTAA
- a CDS encoding DUF3000 domain-containing protein yields the protein MNALAQVPQEFLHALGTLRKAQCRGELRLAEIPAPARLAPFAVALGAEVMASGAGSGTTPVHGPAAMALAAASGTEDDDDTELATGRFILLHDPDGSAVWDGEFRIVTYIRAQLEPEMGNDEMLGTVAWTWLVEALENHEAPYRAAGGTATRVLSESFGTLSGRPGSIDIELRASWTPASSDVTAHLEAWSDMVCTFAGLPPLPDGVEALPRRRRN from the coding sequence GTGAACGCACTAGCCCAGGTTCCCCAGGAATTTCTCCACGCCTTGGGAACCCTCAGGAAGGCCCAATGCCGGGGTGAGCTGCGCCTGGCGGAAATTCCCGCCCCGGCGCGCCTGGCACCGTTCGCAGTGGCACTCGGGGCAGAAGTCATGGCATCCGGAGCGGGCAGCGGCACCACGCCCGTCCACGGACCTGCCGCCATGGCCCTGGCCGCGGCGTCCGGCACCGAGGACGACGACGACACCGAGCTGGCCACTGGCCGATTCATCCTGCTGCACGACCCCGACGGCTCAGCAGTCTGGGACGGCGAATTCCGGATTGTCACCTACATCCGGGCCCAACTTGAGCCCGAAATGGGCAACGACGAAATGCTGGGGACCGTCGCCTGGACCTGGCTGGTGGAGGCCCTGGAGAATCACGAGGCCCCGTACCGGGCGGCCGGCGGGACCGCCACGCGGGTCCTCTCGGAGAGCTTTGGAACACTTTCCGGCCGGCCCGGGTCGATCGATATCGAGCTGCGCGCCTCCTGGACTCCGGCGTCTTCGGACGTCACTGCCCATCTGGAGGCGTGGTCCGACATGGTCTGCACGTTCGCCGGCCTCCCCCCTCTGCCCGACGGCGTCGAGGCCCTTCCGCGCCGGCGCCGGAACTAG
- a CDS encoding low specificity L-threonine aldolase has translation MTTADAAPRLEIPAARLHDASVRGFASDNYSGVHPEVLAALAAANEGHQVSYGEDDYTARLQGLMEEHFGPGIECFPVFNGTGANVLSLQSLLPRWGAVVCASTAHINMDENGAPERIGGIKLLHVPTPDGKLTPKLIDREAWGWGDEHRAQPLAVSITQTTELGTCYTPDEVRAIADHAHAKGMKLHMDGARLANAAAHLNVPLRAFTRDAGVDILSFGGTKNGLLYGEVVVALNPEAAHGLIFLRKMNMQLASKMRFLSAQFIALLEGDLWLRSASHANAMAARLRTAVDTIEGVDPTQKTESNGVFAVLPAGVADRLRESFRFYDWDEAAREVRWMCSFDTSEDDVDAFVAAIRRELAAHHAGTEAG, from the coding sequence ATGACAACGGCAGATGCCGCCCCCCGGCTTGAAATTCCCGCAGCCCGGCTGCATGACGCGTCCGTCCGCGGTTTCGCATCGGACAACTACTCCGGTGTGCACCCCGAGGTCCTGGCCGCTCTCGCGGCCGCCAACGAGGGCCACCAGGTCTCCTACGGCGAAGACGACTACACGGCCCGGCTGCAGGGTCTGATGGAGGAGCACTTCGGCCCCGGCATCGAATGTTTCCCCGTGTTCAACGGCACGGGGGCCAACGTGCTGTCCCTGCAGTCGCTGCTCCCGCGCTGGGGTGCTGTGGTGTGCGCTTCGACGGCGCATATCAACATGGACGAAAACGGTGCTCCGGAACGGATCGGCGGCATCAAACTCCTGCATGTCCCCACCCCCGACGGCAAGCTGACACCGAAGCTGATTGACCGCGAGGCGTGGGGCTGGGGCGATGAACACCGGGCGCAGCCGCTTGCCGTGTCCATCACCCAGACCACCGAGCTCGGCACGTGCTACACCCCGGATGAAGTCCGGGCGATCGCCGATCATGCACACGCCAAAGGCATGAAACTGCATATGGACGGCGCCCGGCTGGCGAACGCCGCTGCGCACCTGAACGTGCCGCTGCGGGCTTTCACGCGCGACGCCGGCGTGGACATCCTCTCCTTCGGCGGCACCAAGAACGGACTGCTGTACGGCGAAGTGGTGGTTGCCCTGAACCCCGAAGCGGCCCACGGCCTGATATTCCTGCGCAAGATGAACATGCAGCTTGCCTCCAAAATGCGCTTCCTGTCCGCCCAGTTCATAGCCCTGCTGGAAGGCGACCTGTGGCTCCGTTCGGCGTCGCACGCCAACGCCATGGCCGCCCGCCTCCGCACCGCGGTGGACACAATCGAGGGCGTGGATCCCACGCAGAAGACGGAGTCCAACGGCGTGTTTGCCGTCCTGCCTGCCGGAGTAGCTGACCGGCTGCGGGAGTCCTTCCGGTTCTACGACTGGGATGAAGCCGCCCGCGAGGTCCGTTGGATGTGCTCCTTCGACACGAGTGAAGACGATGTCGACGCCTTTGTGGCCGCGATCCGACGGGAACTTGCGGCCCACCACGCGGGCACGGAAGCCGGATAG
- a CDS encoding SDR family oxidoreductase: MSEPGGPRVVRAPDLTPGLNVLVTGGSGPSGIAVARALRQAGFRVFTVGSDRTRIDAAATKAGDGVTPLVCDLADPADVQGLRTALAGTAGAMDGVIHLVGGWRGAKGITDQSDADWDFLERGAITTLRNVSRAFYADLAAAGTGRFAMVSSTAVDKPTATTASYVAAKAAAETWTLAMAEGLGRGAADDGTALRGAAVVLVVKALVDAELRTAHPERTFPGATDVVDLAAAVVGLFSRPAAELNGRRLLLTP, from the coding sequence GTGAGCGAACCCGGCGGCCCGCGCGTTGTCCGTGCTCCGGACCTTACCCCAGGGCTGAACGTCCTGGTCACCGGCGGTAGCGGACCGTCCGGGATCGCGGTGGCCCGGGCCCTGCGCCAGGCGGGGTTCCGGGTCTTCACGGTCGGCTCGGACAGGACGCGCATCGATGCCGCCGCAACAAAAGCGGGCGACGGCGTCACTCCCCTGGTGTGCGATCTCGCGGATCCCGCTGACGTCCAGGGCCTCCGGACGGCCCTGGCGGGCACCGCCGGAGCGATGGACGGAGTCATCCACCTCGTGGGCGGCTGGCGTGGTGCCAAGGGCATCACGGACCAGAGCGACGCCGACTGGGACTTCCTGGAGCGCGGCGCCATCACCACGCTCAGGAACGTCTCCCGGGCCTTCTACGCCGACCTGGCCGCCGCCGGAACCGGACGGTTTGCCATGGTGTCCTCCACCGCGGTGGACAAGCCCACTGCCACGACGGCCAGCTACGTGGCGGCGAAGGCCGCCGCCGAGACCTGGACGCTTGCGATGGCGGAGGGACTGGGCCGCGGGGCCGCGGATGACGGCACCGCCTTGCGCGGCGCCGCCGTCGTCCTGGTGGTGAAAGCGCTGGTGGACGCGGAACTCCGGACGGCGCACCCGGAACGGACGTTCCCCGGTGCCACCGACGTCGTGGACCTGGCCGCCGCCGTCGTCGGACTGTTCAGCCGCCCGGCAGCCGAGCTGAACGGCCGGCGCCTGCTCCTTACCCCGTGA
- a CDS encoding DUF6421 family protein translates to MTVTVTGAPPRITAENPAWLRLRSAAESLQELQIQDGSVPDAGHHPAAAAEVAEITESLTELAPLFPHDAAYLDAVVADFQAWAKTGFGVPDFLASLLAFQPQQQRRDGLQHVVIFPMYTQNGSTSRLVEAVLIEVIWPDFVAGLEAGDYSNKLFVPIRFLDFTRGYDTNSAVLFPETVAVRETPMFTWGAIFADREAARFRRVLRAAADITSLDLPAGAAELLADQELTEATFVMWDLIHDRTHMRGDLPFDPFMIKQRMPYFLYSLEELRCDLTAFRESVRIEHDEDAEPEARRHAKLVQYAIIFDRIFRFAITGNRVRNYDGLGGQLLFAWLHQHHALHWTDSRLSIDWDLVADAVIALGASIDELYWRSIDRPKMAHWLAAYQLISATVTPNPASIWAKGPDALPVAGPPRGLTDQVLDDEFPLSMFYEALEKKMRPVIESTAGITGASAL, encoded by the coding sequence ATGACCGTCACCGTGACCGGCGCCCCACCGAGGATCACCGCCGAAAATCCCGCCTGGCTCCGCCTTCGGAGCGCCGCCGAGTCCCTGCAGGAGCTGCAGATCCAGGACGGCTCCGTACCCGACGCGGGCCACCACCCAGCCGCAGCGGCCGAAGTTGCCGAGATTACAGAGTCGCTCACCGAACTGGCACCGCTGTTCCCGCATGACGCGGCCTACCTTGACGCCGTCGTCGCTGATTTCCAAGCGTGGGCCAAAACGGGCTTCGGTGTGCCGGACTTCCTGGCGTCGCTGCTGGCGTTCCAGCCCCAACAGCAGCGCCGGGATGGCCTGCAGCATGTGGTCATCTTCCCCATGTACACCCAGAACGGAAGCACCAGCCGGCTGGTGGAGGCCGTGCTGATCGAGGTCATCTGGCCCGATTTTGTGGCCGGCCTTGAGGCAGGGGACTATTCCAACAAGCTGTTTGTGCCGATTAGGTTCCTGGACTTCACCCGCGGCTATGACACCAACTCGGCGGTGCTGTTCCCCGAAACCGTGGCCGTCCGGGAAACACCCATGTTCACCTGGGGCGCCATTTTTGCGGACCGCGAAGCTGCCCGCTTCCGGAGGGTCCTGCGCGCGGCCGCGGACATCACCTCCCTGGACCTGCCCGCGGGCGCCGCGGAACTCCTGGCCGACCAGGAACTGACCGAGGCCACGTTTGTGATGTGGGACCTGATCCATGACCGGACCCACATGCGCGGCGACCTGCCCTTTGACCCGTTCATGATCAAGCAGCGGATGCCCTACTTCCTGTACTCGCTCGAAGAACTTCGCTGCGATCTCACAGCCTTCCGCGAATCGGTCAGGATCGAACACGACGAAGACGCCGAGCCGGAAGCACGCCGGCACGCGAAACTGGTGCAGTACGCCATCATCTTCGACCGGATCTTCCGCTTCGCGATCACCGGCAACCGGGTGCGCAACTACGACGGCCTCGGCGGGCAGCTGCTCTTCGCCTGGCTGCACCAGCACCACGCCCTGCACTGGACCGACAGCCGGCTCAGCATCGACTGGGACCTGGTGGCGGACGCGGTGATCGCCCTCGGCGCCTCGATCGACGAGCTCTACTGGCGCTCCATTGACCGGCCAAAGATGGCCCATTGGCTTGCCGCGTACCAGCTGATCTCCGCCACAGTCACGCCCAACCCTGCATCAATCTGGGCCAAGGGTCCCGACGCGCTTCCGGTTGCCGGTCCGCCGCGTGGCCTGACGGACCAGGTGCTGGATGACGAATTTCCGCTGTCCATGTTCTACGAAGCCTTGGAGAAGAAAATGCGACCGGTCATCGAATCCACTGCCGGCATTACCGGAGCGTCCGCGCTGTGA
- the msrB gene encoding peptide-methionine (R)-S-oxide reductase MsrB: MSIFGKNIFDNKATDSVPDPAADGVAAEPAYRKSDAEWRQELTPEEYHVLRQAGTERPFTGEYVDTHTEGVYQCRACGTELFRSNEKFDSHCGWPSFWAPLAKGTVRYIHDRTLGMKRVEVRCGNCDSHLGHVFEGEGYGTPTDQRFCINSASLKLVPRGGAGEESTES; the protein is encoded by the coding sequence ATGAGCATCTTTGGTAAGAACATATTCGACAACAAGGCCACGGATTCGGTCCCGGATCCGGCCGCCGACGGAGTCGCTGCGGAACCTGCATACCGGAAATCCGACGCCGAGTGGCGGCAGGAACTCACGCCGGAGGAGTATCACGTGCTGCGGCAGGCGGGTACGGAGCGCCCCTTTACGGGAGAGTATGTGGACACCCATACGGAGGGTGTCTACCAATGCCGCGCCTGTGGAACCGAGCTCTTCAGGAGCAACGAAAAATTCGACTCGCATTGCGGCTGGCCGTCGTTCTGGGCACCGCTCGCCAAAGGCACCGTCCGCTACATCCACGACCGTACGCTCGGTATGAAGCGGGTGGAGGTCCGGTGCGGGAACTGTGACTCCCACCTGGGCCACGTGTTTGAAGGCGAGGGCTACGGAACGCCCACGGACCAGCGCTTTTGCATTAATTCGGCGTCCCTGAAGCTGGTGCCGCGCGGGGGTGCCGGGGAAGAATCCACGGAGTCCTGA
- a CDS encoding S9 family peptidase, whose product MAPSTRTPTLTAAVPIQADGRMSQRAKWALGGVIGGGALAGLLATGSSALALYFARRVITPVRQRTADQEVLAVLREGGGRQVILTATPETTVEGVYGLFFDGGKGHARIGRIVSYSPADGTVLREVEAVYAGDLDTARRGWWSGALYPDPATAGFTAEDVLIEVDGGTAPAWLVRAGGTSRTWAIMVHGRGATRQEALRAVGPALELGLTSLLVSYRNDGLAPSAEDGRYGLGSTEWHDVEAAIEFALANGAEEIVLFGWSMGGAICLQTADLSPHRHLIRAMVLDAPVINWVNVLAHHAQINRIPSLVGRYGQLMLGHPVGRRLTGLAAPVDLKAMDWVARAVEVRTPTLIIHSVDDEYVPYEPSALLAERNPDMVTFETFNHARHTKEWNVDPGRWENLIKAWLRPQLAPRLNPGQNR is encoded by the coding sequence ATGGCACCTTCCACGCGCACCCCCACGTTGACGGCGGCAGTTCCGATCCAGGCTGACGGCCGTATGTCGCAGCGCGCCAAATGGGCGCTCGGCGGCGTCATTGGCGGCGGGGCGCTTGCCGGACTGCTGGCCACAGGGTCCTCCGCGCTGGCCCTCTATTTTGCCAGGCGTGTGATTACTCCCGTCCGGCAGCGGACGGCGGACCAGGAAGTCCTCGCTGTGCTCCGGGAAGGCGGCGGCCGGCAGGTCATCCTGACAGCAACTCCGGAGACCACAGTGGAGGGCGTCTATGGGTTGTTTTTCGACGGCGGCAAGGGGCACGCCCGGATCGGGCGGATTGTGTCCTATTCGCCGGCGGACGGCACGGTGCTGCGCGAAGTGGAAGCCGTCTATGCCGGCGATCTCGATACGGCCCGCCGCGGATGGTGGAGCGGTGCGCTTTACCCGGATCCCGCCACCGCCGGCTTTACGGCCGAGGACGTGCTGATTGAGGTCGACGGCGGCACGGCACCGGCATGGCTGGTCCGGGCCGGCGGGACGTCCAGGACCTGGGCAATCATGGTTCACGGCCGCGGGGCCACCCGCCAGGAGGCCCTCCGGGCGGTCGGCCCCGCCCTCGAACTGGGGCTCACCAGCCTGCTTGTCTCGTACCGAAATGACGGGTTGGCACCATCGGCCGAGGACGGCAGGTACGGCCTGGGCTCCACGGAATGGCATGACGTGGAGGCCGCCATTGAGTTCGCCCTGGCCAACGGCGCAGAGGAAATTGTTCTCTTCGGCTGGTCCATGGGCGGCGCCATCTGCCTGCAGACGGCCGATCTCTCGCCGCACCGTCACCTGATCCGGGCCATGGTCCTGGACGCGCCTGTCATCAACTGGGTCAATGTGCTGGCCCACCACGCGCAGATCAACCGTATTCCGTCCCTGGTGGGCCGTTATGGGCAGCTGATGCTGGGCCACCCCGTGGGCCGGAGGCTCACCGGTTTGGCCGCACCCGTGGACCTCAAGGCCATGGACTGGGTGGCGCGCGCCGTGGAAGTCCGGACGCCCACCCTGATCATCCACAGCGTTGATGACGAGTATGTTCCCTATGAACCCTCCGCCCTCCTGGCCGAGCGGAATCCGGACATGGTCACGTTCGAGACGTTCAATCACGCCAGGCACACGAAGGAATGGAACGTCGATCCCGGGCGCTGGGAGAACCTGATCAAGGCGTGGCTTCGGCCCCAGTTGGCTCCGCGTCTCAATCCCGGGCAGAACCGCTAA
- the ybaK gene encoding Cys-tRNA(Pro) deacylase: protein MARKSSSNGTPATAALAGAGVPFVLHPYAHDPTAASYGMEAAEALGIAPEKVFKTLMVDVEGRLAVGVVPVSGNLDLKAFATALGAKKASMADPAVAERRSGYVLGGISPLGQRQSSPTVVDSSALDLGTMLVSGGKRGLDVELAPGDLIRLTSAVTAAIGTRTP, encoded by the coding sequence TTGGCACGCAAGAGTTCTTCAAACGGAACGCCGGCCACAGCCGCACTGGCTGGAGCCGGCGTTCCCTTTGTGCTGCATCCGTATGCCCACGATCCCACCGCGGCCAGCTACGGAATGGAAGCCGCCGAGGCCCTGGGCATCGCTCCCGAAAAGGTCTTCAAAACCCTCATGGTCGACGTGGAGGGCCGGCTGGCTGTCGGGGTTGTCCCGGTCAGCGGAAACCTTGACCTCAAGGCATTCGCCACCGCCCTGGGTGCCAAGAAGGCTTCGATGGCAGACCCCGCAGTTGCGGAACGCCGCAGCGGCTACGTCCTCGGCGGGATCTCGCCGCTTGGCCAGCGGCAGTCATCGCCCACCGTGGTGGACAGCAGCGCCCTTGATCTGGGAACGATGCTGGTTTCCGGTGGTAAGCGTGGTCTGGACGTCGAGCTTGCGCCGGGGGACCTCATCCGGCTGACGTCCGCGGTGACAGCCGCCATCGGCACCCGCACGCCTTAG
- a CDS encoding SufE family protein: MTTHDLPAALAEIVDDFQALTEPDRLQLLLEFSRELPELPDRLKDHPELLEQVVECQSPLFLAIETEKNDAGPAGAIRLYFKAPPEAPTTRGFAGVLHEGLDGLSAAEILGVPDDMPELLGLTRAITPLRMRGMTAMLGRIKRKVAAGSRPVS; the protein is encoded by the coding sequence ATGACTACACATGACCTGCCCGCCGCATTGGCGGAAATCGTTGACGACTTCCAGGCCCTGACCGAACCTGACCGGCTTCAGTTGCTGCTGGAGTTCTCGCGCGAACTGCCGGAGCTGCCGGACCGGCTGAAGGACCACCCCGAACTCCTGGAGCAGGTGGTGGAATGCCAGTCGCCGCTGTTCCTTGCTATTGAGACGGAAAAGAACGACGCCGGCCCGGCCGGCGCCATTCGGCTCTATTTCAAGGCGCCACCGGAAGCCCCCACCACGCGGGGTTTCGCCGGTGTGCTCCATGAGGGACTCGACGGACTCAGCGCCGCCGAAATCCTGGGTGTGCCGGACGACATGCCGGAGCTGCTGGGCCTGACGAGGGCCATCACGCCACTGCGGATGCGCGGCATGACCGCCATGCTGGGACGGATCAAGCGCAAGGTCGCTGCTGGTTCCCGGCCCGTGTCCTGA
- a CDS encoding sulfurtransferase codes for MSYAVEQNEKFAAYANPERLVSTEWLAAALESGALADGKLVVVESDEDVLLYETGHIPGAVKIDWHTDLNDEVTRDYVNGEAFAALAAAKGISRDTTVVIYGDKSNWWAAYALWVFTLFGHEDVRLLDGGRDKWIAEGRDLTTDRTAPAPGDYPLVERNDAPIRAFKDDVLAHFGKPLIDVRSPEEYTGQRTHMPAYPEEGALRGGHIPTAASIPWARAAAPDGTYRSREELEALYLGEAGLTAGDDVVAYCRIGERSSHTWFALKYLLGFETVRNYDGSWTEWGNAVRVPIAKGTERGTVPA; via the coding sequence ATGTCCTACGCAGTTGAACAAAACGAGAAGTTCGCCGCCTACGCCAACCCGGAGCGTCTGGTATCCACCGAGTGGCTTGCCGCCGCACTTGAGTCCGGCGCCCTTGCGGATGGAAAGCTTGTGGTGGTCGAGTCCGACGAGGACGTCCTCCTTTACGAGACCGGCCACATCCCCGGAGCCGTGAAAATCGATTGGCACACGGACCTTAACGATGAAGTGACGCGCGATTACGTGAACGGCGAGGCCTTCGCGGCCCTGGCCGCTGCCAAGGGCATCTCCCGCGACACCACGGTTGTCATCTATGGGGACAAGTCCAACTGGTGGGCGGCCTATGCCCTCTGGGTCTTCACCCTGTTCGGGCACGAGGACGTCCGGCTGCTCGACGGCGGCCGGGACAAGTGGATCGCCGAGGGCCGCGACCTGACCACGGACCGGACTGCCCCGGCGCCCGGCGACTACCCGCTGGTGGAGCGCAACGACGCCCCCATCCGCGCGTTCAAGGACGATGTGCTGGCACATTTCGGCAAGCCTCTGATCGACGTACGCTCGCCCGAGGAATACACCGGCCAGCGGACCCACATGCCGGCCTACCCGGAAGAAGGTGCGCTCCGCGGCGGCCACATTCCCACGGCAGCATCCATTCCCTGGGCACGCGCCGCCGCACCGGACGGCACGTACCGCAGCCGGGAAGAGCTCGAAGCCCTTTACTTGGGCGAGGCCGGCCTGACCGCTGGCGATGACGTGGTGGCGTACTGCCGCATCGGCGAGCGTTCCAGCCACACCTGGTTCGCGCTCAAGTACTTGCTGGGTTTTGAAACTGTCCGGAACTACGACGGTTCCTGGACCGAGTGGGGCAACGCCGTCCGGGTTCCGATCGCGAAGGGCACCGAACGCGGCACGGTCCCGGCGTAA
- the zapE gene encoding cell division protein ZapE yields MVQIEQLAARTPAVSVDELLKGFYPSPRFGQVSFASYRPDPNQPSQTAAVKALEAFAGGVGAGDGDGLFKKLFTKKVATRAGIYLDGGFGVGKTHLLASLWHAAPGPKAFGTFVEYTNLVGALSFRKTVEALSHYKLVCIDEFELDDPGDTVLMSRLMRELADAGVKLAATSNTLPGSLGDGRFAAVDFAREIQVLADQFDVIRIDGEDFRHRGLPDAPAPLKNSQLAAQMRAEFDGKTVAEDEFSSLIGHLAGVHPSRYRQLIDGIDGVVWRNVETITEQAVALRFVVLADRLYDKDVPILASGVPFDKLFTDEMMHGGYTKKYFRAVSRLTALAREGQNHEPS; encoded by the coding sequence TTGGTACAGATCGAACAGCTTGCCGCCCGCACTCCGGCGGTTTCGGTGGATGAGCTCCTCAAAGGGTTTTATCCGTCCCCACGGTTTGGCCAGGTCTCCTTTGCCAGCTACCGGCCGGACCCGAACCAGCCGTCCCAGACGGCGGCGGTCAAGGCCCTGGAAGCGTTCGCCGGGGGAGTTGGAGCCGGTGACGGTGACGGCCTGTTCAAGAAGCTCTTCACCAAGAAGGTCGCAACCAGGGCGGGGATCTACCTCGACGGCGGATTCGGCGTCGGCAAAACCCACCTCCTGGCTTCGCTGTGGCATGCCGCGCCGGGCCCCAAAGCCTTTGGCACGTTTGTGGAATACACCAACCTCGTGGGGGCACTGTCCTTCCGCAAGACTGTTGAAGCCCTGAGCCACTACAAGCTGGTGTGCATTGACGAATTCGAGCTGGATGATCCGGGCGACACAGTGCTGATGTCCCGTTTGATGCGTGAGCTGGCCGACGCCGGCGTCAAGCTGGCTGCGACGTCCAACACCCTGCCGGGTTCGCTGGGTGACGGCCGCTTTGCCGCCGTCGACTTTGCCCGTGAAATCCAGGTTCTGGCGGACCAGTTCGACGTCATCAGGATCGACGGCGAGGACTTCCGCCACCGTGGCCTGCCAGACGCTCCGGCACCGCTGAAGAACAGCCAGCTCGCTGCGCAGATGAGGGCCGAGTTCGACGGCAAGACCGTGGCGGAGGACGAATTCAGTTCACTGATCGGCCACCTTGCCGGTGTCCATCCGAGCCGTTACCGGCAGCTCATCGACGGCATCGACGGCGTCGTGTGGCGCAATGTGGAGACCATCACCGAGCAGGCCGTGGCGCTTCGGTTCGTAGTGTTGGCGGACCGGCTGTACGACAAGGATGTGCCCATCCTGGCCAGCGGCGTCCCCTTCGACAAGCTCTTTACGGACGAGATGATGCACGGCGGGTACACCAAGAAGTATTTCCGTGCGGTGTCCCGCCTGACCGCACTGGCCCGCGAGGGCCAGAACCACGAGCCGTCCTAG
- a CDS encoding antitoxin produces the protein MGLIDDLKGKAQGLIRGNEQAIKDGITKAGDFVDSKTGGKYTGHVDKVQEGASKFVDANDGTPGDAPATEQAPPVTPVPPVDKAP, from the coding sequence GTGGGACTGATTGACGATCTTAAGGGCAAGGCTCAGGGTCTCATCCGCGGCAACGAGCAGGCCATCAAGGACGGCATCACGAAAGCCGGCGATTTCGTCGACTCAAAGACTGGCGGCAAGTACACCGGTCACGTGGACAAAGTCCAGGAGGGCGCTTCCAAATTCGTTGACGCAAATGACGGAACACCCGGCGATGCACCTGCCACCGAGCAGGCTCCGCCAGTCACCCCGGTTCCGCCGGTTGACAAGGCTCCGTAA